A segment of the Odoribacter splanchnicus DSM 20712 genome:
GATCATTCTTTTCACACACCACTGTCAATAATCCCTCTGCAAGTAGATTAGACAGATTAATACTTTTTTCATGTTTCACCTTTTTCATTGTATGCCCACACTCCAAGATATAGAAGTGACCGATAGTCTACCTCTCAATAGTGGAGTCGGCAGTCCCAGAAATAAGAGGATAAACGTATCGCTCACATATCTCTACGCGACATACAGTTCATCTTTCTTATTTCGTAAAAGTTTTGCCGACTTCCTATTGAAAAAGATTAAACTTTACATCATGTTATTACAAACTTGGGTACAACTCTTTGTACCGAAACAAAGGTAATAACTATTTTTAGATAAAAAAGCAAATGAATTATACAATTTATTCATTTTAGCTAAAATTTTATTCTATCTACTTTGGACTATATTATTCCTATATAAAAAAAAACCACGCTTTCACGTGGCTCCTTTAAACAGGAAAGGATTTATTTTTTCCGGGAATACTTATATTCCAATATAAATGCAATCAATAATCCGAGCCCTCCGAAGAACAGTACACAACCGCAATAGCCCGATTACCGGTTACGAAAGACTTTTTTGAAATAGTTCAATGGCTGAATTCGAATTCTTTAATCAGATACCCGATCCCTTTTTGTTTTAAAGCTGCAGCAGCTTGTTGTGCTTCTTCACGGGTATCGTATACACCGGTACAATAACGCACAACCCCATGGCTTAATTTCTCTGTAAACACTACCCGAAACTGATTGAGGACAGCAGGTACATTTTTAAATACGCCCAACTGCAAAGTAAAAAAACGGCCTTTTACCGCCCTTAATTCCCTCAACTGAGTCTCTCCGATTTTTTTAGTTCCTTCTTCAGCAGCAACAGCCATCTGGTTCGGATTGAATAAAGAGTTCGGTCCCGGCTTATAATTCGTACGCAATACTTTAAACTCGATTCTCCGATTCAATTGCAAGGCCGTTTCCCGTTGCTCTCCTCTCAAACGGCCGAAAAACCTTTCGTTCAATACCTCCCCGACTTTAAAGAACGGATATTCACGGGCATCCTTTTCATTGATTTGGCGGGGTTGAGTTTCCCCGTATCCTTTCGCTTCAAGCCGGTCCCAATACACCCCTTTCCCGATCAAATAATCGACCACAGCCCGAGCCCGGTGTTCGGATAAAATCCGATTAGCTTCGTCGTTTCCCACCATATCCGTATGAGCGGACAACTCTATCGTTATATTCGGATTATCCTCCAGAATAGTCAATAATTCTTCCAGATTCTGTCGTGCCTCCGGACGTAACTCCCATTTAGCCACATCAAAATAGATATTAGGTATGACGATCGGTTTTTCTATCGGCTGCATCCCGATCTGTAATTCATAAAGCCGGTCGGCTTTTTCCCGATAAGTCGATACCAGTCCCTTCCCTTTCAGGAAACGGGGATGGTCGGTGACAAATACATACTCACAATCAGAAACGACTTCCATTTCTGCCCTTCCCAGTGAATCCGTCTCTAAATAAGAGACTTCTCCATTATCGGCAGTAACCGTAACATTTACTTTGGCTATCGGAAGTTCGGTCACTGTATTGACTGTCAATAAATTGATTTTCAATTGTTGCGGTATAAAACTAAAACGATAAATATGATCGTTTCGACCGCTTCGTCCCGAAGTAAGCAAACCGTCCTCCGTTCCCGGTTTAAAGGCAATACCGAAATCATCTGCAAAAGAATTTAAGGGTGCAGGCAAATGAATGATAACCTCCTTTCCAGCTACATTCCCCACTTTATACAAATCCAATCCCCCAAAACCATAATGCCCGTTAGAAGCAAAATAAAACTCTCCATTCTCTCTCACATAAGGAAACATCTCGTCCCCGGCCGTATTGATCAATTCGCCTGCATTCTGAGGTTGCCCCCATTTTTCCTCCAGCCTGTCCACATACCAGATATCTTTTCCTCCGAACCCTCCGGGCAGCTGATCGGTGACAAAATACAACCGTAATCCGTCAGGAGTCAATGCCGGATGTCCGATAGAAACAGAATCCCCGCAAATACCGGCTAAAGAAACGCTACCCCATTCTTTTTTTTCGGTTTCCTCCCCGGAATTAGCGGCTTGCCGGATTACTTTATAAATACGGGTACCTACCTGGCTCTCTTTGATCATACGTGAAGAGGTGAAATAAAGTGTACGCCCATCGGGAGCAAAGCACATGACTCCTTCACTCCGGTTGGAATAAATAGAATCTTTCTGCAATTCCGGTTGCAACCATCGTGGTTCCTTAAAACGCTTTACCTTCACTTTACCTTGTTTATCCGTAGATCTGATTTCCTGCACATACCTCGTCCCGTAGATATGGCTATACCCTTCGCCGGTAACCGGGTCTGTCTTTATTCTCTTTTTTCTCGGATCGGGTTTGCGCGTAGAAGCCAATAAAACCCGGGTCGTATCCCCCGGCACATACACCGGAGCGAAATCGCTGTACCTGGAGTTAAACTCCCGCTTCAAAGCTATCCGGTAACGCCCTTGTTCTCTCAGATCGTTATCCACTTGTTCCAGATAATAAAGGCCATCGTTTCCTTTTCCATCACCGAACAATGCTTCTTGTTTACGATAATATTCCCTCGCCGTAGCGGTATCGTCGTTCATCACCGCAAGCTGAGCCACTTTCAGATAGATTTCAGGCATTTGCGGATTGGCTCTTTCGGCTTTTCTCAACCAGTTGTAAGCTTCTTTCAGCCGATTTACATTTTGATTTACCTGCCCAGCCTTTATCGCTGCAAGTGCCTGAAAATCTTTGGATTTTGTTTTATGATAAGCCTTTTCGTATTTCGATCCGGCCTTATAAAATCGTCCGGTCTCCGCCATACGATCCCCTCTCCTCATATAATATTTTGAAGAACAGCCCATCATTCCGACGAGCACACCACAAATAATCAGAAAAAATTTCATAACCACATCCAACTAACCGACATCTGCCCCGATTTTACAAAGCAGCGATCAATAAATTTATATCTCTGGCTATCAAGCCCAACTTATCCGCAATCACATTCTTAGTCAAAATTCCGTTATAAAGATAAACCCCTTCCCTTAACCCTGCATCCATCCGGATGGCATTGGTAAATCCTCCTTGCCTGGCAATATGCTGAAGCATAGGTAAGAAAACATTACTATAAGCGATCGAAGCAGTCCGGGCTACCCGCGACAATACGTTCGGAACACAGTAATGGATTACTCCTTCATAAGTATACACCGGTTTTTCGTGAGTCGTCGGACCCGCTGTCTCAATACATCCGCCATGATCGATAGACATATCCACGATCACCGCTCCTCTTTTCATCAACCTCACCTGGGCTTCCGAAACAACGGTATTCTCTCCGTTATCGAAACAACGCATAGCTCCGATAAGCACATCGGCCGAAGCCAACGCTTTATCCAATACCGGTTTATGAAAAACAGAGGTAAATACCCGCTGTCCCAAAACCTCGTTCAGCTTCCGGAGACGCTCGACCGAATGATCGAAGATTTTCACGGTCGCTCCCAGGCCTAAGGCTGCACGGGCAGCGAATTCACCCAAGGTGCCTGCTCCCAGAATAACGATTTCCGCCGGCGTAATCCCACTGATACCTCCCAAAACAATCCCTTTACCTCCCCGCGAATTATTAAGATATTCACTGGCTATCATGATGGCCGAATTACCGGCAATCTCACTCATAATCCGGACCACCGGATAATACCCCTCTCCGTCTTTCAAAATATCGAAACCGACTGCCGTCACTTTTTTCTGCATCATTTCGGTAATGGCATCCTTCCGCATGTCACAGAGTTTCAGAGGGGAAAGAATCACTTGCCGGTCGTGCATATAAACCGTATCCCCGGCAGAAACAGAAGTCGCCTTAAGCACAACGTCGGCAGTATACACTTCACCTAAAGTCTCTACGATCATAGCACCGGCATCGGCATATTCCGTGTCACCGTAATAGGCATTATTACCGGCCCCACGCTGGATCAACACTTCATGTCCCATAGAAACCAGGATATGAACAGATTCGGGAGTGAGACAAATCCGGTTCTCCCCTTTCTCCAGCTCGTTCGGTATCCCCAGAATCAATTTCTTCTGCCTTTTATCCTGAAAAACTTCTTTTTCCTGATAAAGAAACCATTGCTTATTAATCGTTCCCGACATTCTGCCTGTGTTGTCCATAGTCTTAAAAGTTAAATTTCCACCTTCAATTCACGACTTCCATCCGGATTTTCAGTAAAATAACAATCGACGATACCTTCTGGAAGCAGCTCGTCTATTTTTTCAGGCCATTCGATAAAACAACGGTCTCCACTGAAAAAATACTCTTCATAACCGAAATCAAGCGCTTCAGCTATATGGTTTACGCGATAAAAATCAAAATGATATAGGGATTTCCCATTTTTTGTCTGATACTCGTTGACCAGGGCAAAAGTCGGGGAACTCACATCGTCGGTTACCCCCAGACAGGCTGCGACGGCCTTTACAAAAGTAGTCTTCCCTACTCCCATCGGTCCGTACAAAGCAAAAATAGTTTTGTCTCCGACATAATCCAAAAATTCTGCCGCCACTTTATTCAGATCTTCGAGATGATTGATTGTCCATTTCATAGGCTTCTAAATCCATTAGTTCAAATAATATTTCTTAAAAAATTCAAGATAAACCTCTATATTCTTTTTGCCGGTCAATGTCTGCAAATTCACTTCAGTAATAATGAAATTCGTATAATCGACATTTCTCAGCGATTTGAATAATTTCCGGTTACCGATGACTGTCGTGAAATAACGCATCGCTTCTTCTTTGTTATTGAAACCGGACACCACCATACAATCGTGTTCTTCATCGAACTTCAAATTGTTCAAAGTCAGTCCTGCAAAATTGAATTCTTCGAAAATTGTTTTCAGCCGGTAGGGATCGATCGTATTGGGATAGAACAAAACGAACTTGTGTGCTACGCTCTTATTGTAAATATAATCCCCATCTTCAACCCCGATAGCTCCCGCACTTTTCAGATAATGATCATCGAAAAATTTCAGGTATTCTTCCAGGTATTCATTTTCCTGCATAGCTTTGAGATTATGGGGAGTGATCAGGAATACTTCATAATCTACCCCGGCCAGCAAATCGAACAATTTCTTATTTTTCAGGACTGCCGACATATAGTCCAACGCCTGTTTCTTATTACCGATATGCTTGACCACTATCAATTCCAGATCCCGGTTATAATCCCCTTTTTCGAATGTAAATGCAGGATCCACTTCCTGCAAAGCTTCTACAATGCGTTTCGTATTGACTTCCCGGAAAGGAACAGCCAAAACAAAATGATGATTCTCTTGTTCTTCATTGTTAAAGACATGGGCAGCAGTCCCCCATTTCCCTACAATTTTCTCACCTTGGTAACGATCCTCAAAATAATTCTCGGTAAAGAAATCGACATACTGATCGATATTATTCAATCGCTTCAGGATAGAGAAGTTGTCCGGCGATATAGCGAACATCCGGTAACTTTCGTTTCCCAGAATCTTCAACAAAAACTTATCCGTAGCTATTTTATACAAATATTCGGAAGCTTCCGAATACTGTCCGAACCGACGAACAACCAGCACCTCTTTTTTGTACCCGAGCTCTTCTTTTTTCATTTCATAACTTTTCCCTTCGGCCATTTCGGCAGCATGAATAAACTTCAAACGCGCTTTAAATCTGGTTTCCTGAACGGTTGTAAATTCCTGTGGCAAAAACAATACCACCCATTGTTCTTTTTCTTTCTCGATTTTATAAGTTGTTTCTTCTTTCCGGCTACGACCAGCCAGTACTTCTTCATCGAATTGCCAATTGCGGTTCGCCTGTAAAGAACGGACCTGAGCCATTTCCGCTTCGGAATACCGAACAGGTTTTTCTCCTACCGCTAAAGAAGCCAGAATGTCGCTAGTCACCTGCAGGATCTCTTTTCCGGGACGGGCTGCGATTACCTCTTCCAAAGCGTTCTTCGCCTCCTGGGGAGAACCGGTATTTACAACACACATCGCTTTCAGAAACAGCACATTTGCTTTCAATTTATTATCCGGGTACGCTTTCAGGATTCTGTCACAAATTTGTGCTGCTTCGTGGTAATAAACTTTTTGGTAATATCGGTAAGCTTCCTGATACTTTTTCTCTACCACTTTCAGCACATCTTCGACCTGACGGAAATAGTTCGGGTCTTGTAGTCCCCGGGCGAAATCACTTTCAGGGAAAAGAGCGGTCAGCTCTGTTTTATATCTTTCAGCCTCTGCCGCCTTACCTGCCTTGAGAGCGGTCGTGGAAGCCAGATAATAGACCATCGGCAGATTAGCGGTATTTTTAAAACGCTGAATATAAGCATCGAAACACTCTAAAGCCTTTTCCGGATCATTCAAACGGTACAAATAAATTTCGCCGGCTTTATAATAAGCTTCTTCGATCTGTTTTTCAGATGCCTGCAGCATTTCCGGTGTCAGGGGGAGATCCTGCAAATAATACTCCCTGCTCTTTACATCTTTCACTTCCCTTTCCCCTCCCGTCATCTCTGCTAATTCTTCGCCGGTTTCGTCTGCCAAACCGATACTTGCTTTGTTTCGTCTGCGCCAATTGTCTTCCAGCTTACGCCGTCCCCATTTCCGCTTAAAATCATTTTTCCCCAGAGCAATCGTCACGGGATTATAAAAATACCAATCCCCTCCGCGGTTACCCTGTGAAAAAGCATCTCCCCGGCTAAGCATATCGTTACGGCGATAAAAATTACGCTCGGCCTGCTCCCTTCGTTCCTGTTCTTTGCGAGTATTTTCCTGCTCTTTAATCGCAGTGATTTTATCGTCGATCAAGCGGTTTCTCTCTTCTTCCGGTAACACCGCTATCCGCTGCAAACTATCCTGCGTTTGTATAATTCTCAGATTCGTAACCAATTCGGTCAGATCGGTCAGTAAAGATTTTAGTTTTTCATAATCTTCATAACGCGAATCCATGACAAGCAAACAAGAATCGTAACAACTCTGTGCCTGCACATAGGCCTTGTTTTTGAAATAATAATCCCCTAATTTTACAAAAGACAAAGCCTGCTGATTATCGTTATCTACAGAGGCATGCACGGATTTCCAATACAAACCGGCCGCTCCTTCCTCATTTCCACGTTTATTTTCGATATTGGCCAAAGCATAATAAATCCGATCCTGAAATTCCTCGTTCCGGGAATCCCGCAACATTTTCTTCAATTTCTTTTCTACGGCCGCATCTCCTTCCTGATAGGCTGAAGCCATACCGATCCGGGCATTGAAGACCATTTCATAATTGAAATTGAACCGGGTAGCTTTTTTCAATGCCAGTTTAGCAGCCCCATCCTGATTTTCTTTTACATATAATTGAGACAACAAAAAATTGTAGCGCGGTTTACGTTTTATGCTTTTACAAGTCCTGACCAATCTTTCTGCCTCAGGAATCGCTTGTTCGTACATACCTTGACGCACATAGAAATCGGTTCTCGCCGCAGCAACCATCTCCCGTTGTTTCCGCTTTAATGTGCTCCCGTCGAGCCGGTCCATGATCCGGGCAGCCTCTTCGTAGCGTCCCATTTCCGTCAGGCTCCGGAATAACCAGATCGACACCTCGGTCATCAAGGCCTCGTCTTCGGCATATTGCCTTTGTATAAAACGAAAAGTGTTATTGGCCATCGTGTATTTCTTCTTATAGAAATAAGCTTTCCCCAATAACAGATAGCATTTATCCAACTGGTTATTAAATTCTTTTTTCTTTCGGAAGGTCTGATAATTTTTGGAATCTTTATTCTTTCTCCGCCTGGGTTTAGCCGTGATCGAATGTTTATCGATCGCTTTAGCCGCCTTTTCGATCACGTAGTCCATATCGGAGCTGCAAATACTACGCGTCTGTTCGTCATTAGATACGAAAACAGGCAAAAGGTGGGTATAATCCTCCTTATGCCTGTTTTCCATATGCTTTATCCCGGACTTCAAAGCCTGGTCACCGTTAAAATATACGTTATAACGGGTAGTCAACTGGTGATAGTTACGTGAAAAGAAATTGTTTCTCTTCACCGAACAACCGCACAGCACCACCATCATCCCCGTTAATATATAAGAAGAATATTTCATTTAGACATGCTGTCCTATTGTCTGGTGACTCTCACTCTTTTTGCCGGGTCGTGATTTTCCTCTACGGCTTTCACAACTTCATCCGCCAACTGCCTGAACGCTGTTCCCGTAATCGAATCGGCATTCAAAGCTACAGGTTTACCTGCATCGCCTCCATCACAAATAGTCTGTACAACAGGTATTTCGCCCAACAACCGGAGACCTCTTTGTTCGGCCAGTTGTTTCGCCCCTTCCCGTCCGAAAATATAATATTTATGATCGGGCAATTCAGCCGGAGTAAACCAGGCCATATTTTCCACCAGGCCTAGCACGGGCACCTGTATACCCGGCGACTCGAACATATTGATTCCTTTGATTGCATCGGCCAAAGCCACCTGCTGAGGTGTACTGACTACAATAGCTCCTGTCAGGGCGACAGTTTGTACCAAAGTCAAATGAATATCGCTGGTTCCCGGCGGAAGGTCGATCAGCATATAATCCAATTCGTCCCAAAAACCTTGCTCCACCATCTGTTTCAATGCATTGGAAGCCATCGGCCCCCGCCAGACAGTGGCAGAAGCCGGATCGACAAAGAAACCGATAGATAACAATTTTACGCCATATTTCTCTACCGGCACAATGAAATCCTTTCCGTCGATCTGCTCCATATAGGGCTGAGCCTCTTCGCAACCGAACATTTTCGGAATAGAAGGACCGAAAATATCCGCATCCACCAAACCCACTTTATATCCTTCAGCAGCCAAAGCAACCGCTAAATTTGCCGCCACGGTAGATTTTCCTACTCCTCCTTTACCCGAGGAAACAGCGATTATATTTTTTACCTTTTCCAGGGACAACGGTCTCTCCAAATCCTGAACAAACAGGTTTTCGATCTCTACCTCCGTATAAGAAGTTTTTTCTTTTATCAGGGCTTCCGCTTTTTTCTTCACCGACCCGACAAACGGATCGCTGGCTTTCTGAAACACCAGCCGAAACAACACTTTCTCTCCCTCGATCCGGATATTTTGCACCATATCCAGTTCCACAATATTTTTAGAAGTACCGGGATACTTCACTTCTGTGAGAAGATCCCTGATTTCTTTAAGTTTTTCCTGCATCATAACATTTAAAAATTTAATATCCCTTTAGGGGTAACGAAAATAGTAAAAATAGCCGATTCGCCAAAACGACTCTCCGTCCAGATTAAATCCGGGTATTATATTTCCTCAGCCTGGCCCTTAAAGTCGGATAAGCCGGACATACTTTGCCGACCAACTTCCAAAATGCAGCCGAATGATTCTTCTCTACCGTATGGCATAACTCATGCAAGATCACATAATCGATAATTTCATCCGGTAGCTTCATCAACTTGATATTGAGACTGATATTATTGTCAAAAGAACAACTACCCCAATTGGAAATATTGTTCCTGAACGTAACCCGTCCGTAACGAAATCCGAATTTTTCGGCATAGTTTCTGATCCGCTGCGGCAAATATCGACGGCATTCCATCGTATAGATTTCCAGCAAAAACTGCTGAACGATTTTCTCTACTTTACTGAAATCGACTTTTTTAGGAATAAACAGGGTTATTTTTTCCTGTTCAAGCCGATAAGAAGGCTTCGGTTCCTCGGTCTCCACAATCCTCAGCACATGCAACTTCGTCTTAATTTCCGCCCCTATTCCCAAACCGACTCCGGTGTCTTCCTCATAAACTTTCATATCTTTCCGGTTTTTGAGAATCCACTCCCGATTCTCTTCCAGAAATTTCTCCACCTGTTTCCGGCTCACGCCGAAAGGAACACTCACCCAAACCCCACGCCCCGGAGCCATCCGAATACGCAAATACTTGATATTCGCACTCCGCCGGACCTTTATTTCACCAATACCCGCAAGTTCCAATACCTCCATGATCTGAAAAACTATTTTTCATTAAAGAACAATAAAAGGAGGATGCCTTCATCGCATTCTCCTTTTATTCTTTTCTCTACGAACAGCTTAAGCCTGCTTTACCAAATCGCTTAATTTTGTAAATGCACCGTCTACAGAAGCAATCAAATCCTTTCCGATAGTCCTGTAATATCCTTTTCTATCTGCTTTCGCCACTTGTTTTCCAGCATTTACACGTTGTCTTAAATCATTTCTGGAATCTATAATATGCTGTACTATTTCGCTGATATCATCCATACTTTTACCTACAGCCAGACAATTTAAGCTATCGTCAACAACAGCAAAAGTCAAACAATCGATGTCTTTCTTTAATCTTCTAATACTTGCCATAATTTTCAAGAATTTAAATTTTTTCAAAAATAAGAAAAATCCCAGAGATTTCTCCCCTTTCTTCAACTTTTTTTTAGCTCTTAGCTCACGGGGACGCGGGCAGCAGGCTATAGCCCGTCCCCGTGAGCTATTTTTAACAAGTGATCGACAGCTTCCTCCACCGTAGGCTCCGTTCCCAGTAATTTTACAAATAAGCTTCCGATAATAGCTCCGCTACTATAACGGCAAACGGTCGACAAGCTCTCGCCATTAGATATGCCGAAACCGATCAAACGTTTATTTTTCAAATTCAAACGGTCTATTCTTTGGAAATATTCAATCTGTCCGGCTGTAAACCGATCTTTCACTCCGGTCGTCGAAGCCGAAGAGACCATATAGATAAAACCGCCACAATATTCGTCTATCAGACGGATCCTTTCATCCGAAGTTTCGGGGGTAATCAACATAATCACCGGAATATCATATTTTTCACAAAGCGGTTTAACCGACTCCAGGTATTCCTGAAACGGCAAATCCGGAATAATCATTCCATCGATCCCGATTTCCATCCCTTTTCGAAAAAGGTTTTCTATACCGTACCGCAACATCGGATTCAAATATCCCATCAATAGCAAAGGCAATTCAACCCGACTTCGTATACTAGTCAACTGCTCGAGTAATACAGGCAACGTCATGCCATTTTTCAGTGCCTGTGTACTACTTTGCTGGATGACTACCCCATCGGCCATAGGATCGGAAAAAGGAATCCCGATTTCCACCAGATCGACTCCCCGGTTTTCTAACATCTGTATGATTTCGACCGTATCTTCCAAAACCGGATAACCGGCAGTAAAATACACGGACAAAAGATTTCTATCTTTTCTTTGAAACAACTCTGTAATCCGATTCATAACTAAAAAAATTAAGGTAGTTCAGCTAAAAAACGAGACAATAAATGGATATTTTTCATTCCGGGAGCCGTTTCGAACCGACTGTTCAAATCGAGTCCGGCAAGCTTCGGATGTTTGATTTTTCCGATCTCTTCTCTATTTTCCCAGGCAATTCCTCCACTTAAGAAAAAAGGTACACTCCCCTCGTACCGGTTCAATAAATTCCAGTCGAACGATTTCCCGGTCCCTCCAAACTGTCTGCTCCGGGTATCGAACAAAAACAACTGACAAGCCGATTCATAAGGCAAAGTCCGTTGAAAATCACCGGCCTCTTCTATACCGAAAGCTTTTATTACCCGGTAGCCTTTCCGTACAAAATAGTGACCCATTTCAGGGGGTTCATCCCCATGCAGTTGAATCGTATCCATCTTATACCTTCGTACTATATTTTCGATAAACCCGGTTTCTGCATTCACAAAAACTCCTACTTTCCCGATAGCTGCAGGTAAACGTTCCAAAGCCCGGGGAGACAAATCACCGGCATAACGCGGTGAGGATTTATAAAAAATAAAACCCAACATATCGGGATGTAAAGCAGCGACTTCCGTCACATTCCCGGGTTCCTTCATGCCACAAATTTTAATCAGCATATCCGACAAAATTTTTTAATATAATCGGCAAAACGAAATGCGAGCGGTATAAAAAACGAAATGCGATAATCAGGGTATAAAACGAAATGTGAAAAAAATATCGCACACACACGATATAAAAAGGCTTTCAAACGTCATTTGAATGGCGTTTGAAAGCCTTTAAATTTATAGCATTTTCACGCAAAAAGCACATTCAAATATTTGTGCAATTCATTAGGAATGACTATCTTTACATAGTATTTAGGAGGCATCTGTTGTATCGACAACGCCGCAATCTTTGTAATCAAACAAAGTTCGCTGCGGGTGTTCTTCATAATTGCATACCATCCACTCCTCCTGCTTTCTTCGGCTCGTCTTTGATGCGCTGATGGTTCT
Coding sequences within it:
- the trpA gene encoding tryptophan synthase subunit alpha, whose amino-acid sequence is MNRITELFQRKDRNLLSVYFTAGYPVLEDTVEIIQMLENRGVDLVEIGIPFSDPMADGVVIQQSSTQALKNGMTLPVLLEQLTSIRSRVELPLLLMGYLNPMLRYGIENLFRKGMEIGIDGMIIPDLPFQEYLESVKPLCEKYDIPVIMLITPETSDERIRLIDEYCGGFIYMVSSASTTGVKDRFTAGQIEYFQRIDRLNLKNKRLIGFGISNGESLSTVCRYSSGAIIGSLFVKLLGTEPTVEEAVDHLLKIAHGDGL
- a CDS encoding phosphoribosylanthranilate isomerase — encoded protein: MLIKICGMKEPGNVTEVAALHPDMLGFIFYKSSPRYAGDLSPRALERLPAAIGKVGVFVNAETGFIENIVRRYKMDTIQLHGDEPPEMGHYFVRKGYRVIKAFGIEEAGDFQRTLPYESACQLFLFDTRSRQFGGTGKSFDWNLLNRYEGSVPFFLSGGIAWENREEIGKIKHPKLAGLDLNSRFETAPGMKNIHLLSRFLAELP